Proteins encoded in a region of the Anopheles ziemanni chromosome 2, idAnoZiCoDA_A2_x.2, whole genome shotgun sequence genome:
- the LOC131294754 gene encoding E3 ubiquitin-protein ligase RNF126-like, with translation MEGSLGPDIPGNLEASMLNVIEEVDSCLERILVRRSSTNSARSRNSSNMVSPVHEANAEQSRDGMQSDNSSDATIELDIDYAAGQLSTSGSADEAVSVEELSSQSVTVPENGPLPRQLRSEDYAAGQPSTSDNATGDSDEVVSVEDLGTQSVILPEIVPLPRQLRSEEVIDLSDSLPTYSNRFPTADIIELSSDEESPSTSRSTVAAQPLMHITYSTSTSRPPSQSTNIVIDLRTSSVRNRNAPFTQTSNSGTIHTLDSPGNTRPVVRSRLNGRIRLWNPPPPDPSKSTNQPQPSSVNSDDTKVACPICYESLFQRKLLSTICGHVFCELCLRTALRMSKKCPICNRSITRANQTHPLYLPLNES, from the coding sequence ATGGAAGGTTCTCTCGGGCCGGACATTCCAGGGAATCTAGAGGCGAGCATGCTGAACGTTATTGAAGAGGTGGACTCTTGCCTCGAGCGAATCCTTGTTCGTCGCTCCAGCACAAACTCGGCCAGAAGTCGAAACAGCAGCAACATGGTGTCGCCAGTACACGAAGCGAATGCAGAGCAATCCCGCGATGGGATGCAAAGTGATAATAGCAGCGACGCTACGATTGAATTGGACATCGATTATGCTGCAGGGCAGCTATCTACAAGCGGAAGCGCCGACGAGGCGGTGTCAGTAGAAGAGCTTAGCAGCCAATCCGTCACTGTGCCAGAAAATGGTCCCCTCCCTCGCCAACTACGGTCGGAAGATTACGCTGCAGGACAGCCGTCTACAAGCGATAATGCGACCGGTGACTCAGACGAGGTGGTGTCAGTTGAAGACCTTGGCACTCAATCTGTGATCTTGCCGGAAATTGTACCTCTGCCTCGCCAACTACGGTCGGAAGAAGTGATCGACCTTTCCGATAGTCTACCAACGTACTCTAATCGATTTCCTACTGCGGATATCATTGAATTATCGTCGGATGAAGAAAGTCCATCCACCAGCCGCTCTACTGTAGCAGCACAGCCACTGATGCACATAACTTACAGCACTTCCACATCGCGTCCGCCTTCGCAGAGCACAAACATAGTAATCGATTTGCGAACATCTTCTGTTAGAAATAGAAATGCCCCTTTTACTCAAACATCCAATTCCGGAACGATACACACATTGGATTCTCCGGGGAACACACGTCCAGTTGTGCGAAGTCGGCTGAATGGCCGTATTCGATTATGGAATCCTCCACCTCCAGATCCTTCAAAAAGTACAAATCAGCCTCAACCTTCCAGCGTGAATTCAGACGACACAAAAGTTGCATGTCCTATTTGCTATGAATCTCTGTTTCAACGTAAGCTGCTATCCACCATTTGCGGGCACGTCTTTTGTGAGCTTTGTCTCCGCACTGCTCTGAGGATGTCAAAAAAATGTCCCATCTGCAACCGTAGTATCACAAGAGCTAATCAGACGCACCCGCTCTACCTGCCACTTAACGAATCGTAG